TCTTTTTGGGGATTTCCCCATGATCTTTTTGGCCATGCCTCGTGATTTTTTTGGGTGTTTTTAGATTACGCTATACAGTTTGACGGTCTGTCGAGGCCGGAGTGGTTGATGCGGTAGTTGCCGCCTGAATGGTTTGGGCTGACAGCCGACTGCTGGAATAGGAGCTGAGTTTGTGAAACACACCTTCGTACATGTACAAAATATCGTTGGCGACCTGAACGGAATACTTGTAGCCGGTGCCGGGTGAAAGTGCTGAGTGGGTGAAGGAGGGAGAGCCCTTGTCGACCTTGCCCAGGGATGTCCACTTGCCTCCCTGGTCGAGGAAAACCTCGTAATGCGCGACCGTTATTGTATCTTGTTGGTAGGTAAAATCAGGACAGGCTTTCCAGGAAAGCTTGATCCAGTCTTCACCGGCCTCCGCTTTCAGGCCTTTCACCGGTGTCAATTGGGGTTCAAAATATATATTCACGTCCTTGAGGCTTTGCAGCAGTTTCAGGGTGCTGCTGCCGGATGAGATATCCAGGTAGTT
The genomic region above belongs to Fastidiosipila sp. and contains:
- a CDS encoding fibronectin type III domain-containing protein, which encodes MTPVKGLKAEAGEDWIKLSWKACPDFTYQQDTITVAHYEVFLDQGGKWTSLGKVDKGSPSFTHSALSPGTGYKYSVQVANDILYMYEGVFHKLSSYSSSRLSAQTIQAATTASTTPASTDRQTV